The Jannaschia sp. M317 DNA segment GGTGCGCCGTCCGTCAACCCGTGGCGTGTGACGAACGCCTCTTGCAACAGGGCAATCGCCTCGGCGGGATCCTCCATCCGCGTGGCCAGAGTTTCGGGCGTGAACCCGTCCTCGGTCAACTGTCGCAGAACATCGTCGGTGCGCCGCGCCATGCCGCCCAGGTCGACGGACAGGGTCGGACAGTTCACCGCTAGGATCTGTGCCGTCGACGTTTCCATCGCCCCGGTCACGAAATACGCGGGCGCCGGGCGCAGTGTCTCGGCCACGGCGGGGCCGCTGAGGACCAGCAGAACCGCAATCGCCCTCACAGCGCGAAGGCCCCGATCAAGGCCAGCAGAGCCAGCCCTGCGGTCATGAACAACCCGATGGCAAAGAACGCAGAGCGCATCGTCTGGTTTTCGGTCCGCACGTGGACCACCGCCATGGCGATCCGCGCGACGACGAAAACCGACGCCAGCAGGTTGACCCAAAAGGGCGAGGCCCCGACCAGCATCGCGGCGACCGTGGCAGCAACAAAGGGTCCGGACGATTCGATGGCGTTCGCAAAGGCCCGTTCCCGCCGGTAAACGGGGTTGCTGTAATCACGCACAGGTTTGCCACAGGGCGCACGATCTGGCGTGCGTCCGATTGTCGAGACGCCGGCCAGAACCTGCGAAAGAATCGCCCAGATCGCGAGCGAGGCAAGCGCGTGGGCGTAGAGAGAAGGATCAAATGTCATGTCTGATCCCTAGTGCATCGGCTGCGGGGCGCCAAGCATCCGCAGCGCGGATCAGATTGCATCTGGTCCATGCCTGACCCGTGATTGTGTCGAAACGTCCACCCGCGCGCCCGGCCCTTCGCGATTTAGGCGGACGGGCCTACCGAATGGCCGCGACGGGCCAATTGGCCTGGGGCCAGGTCATTCGGCTGAACGAGCCGCCTGCCGCGAACCACCCCACCCCTCGCGTTTCCGGGACTCGCCGAACCGGGACAGCCTAGACCCATCCAACCGAAAGCAGAACTAGGCGATCAGCGTCGGGGCGCGGGTGACCAATGGCCAAGCGGCTGCGCGAGCGGCCTCTGCCCCAGACGAATCCGGAACTGCGCCCCGCCAAGGCGTTCACACAGGCTGCGGCATATGCAAACGACGCTGCCGGTCCCCGGTGGGGACCTTCAGCGCCGCTCAGTCAAGATGTGCTAGATGAGTCACGCGCAGCCTTGCCCCCAAAGGCATGGCTGCGTCACGACGAAGGGCCGATCACTCGGCCGCGATGGTCGCGGTCGGTGTGATCCGCTTGTGCTTGATGCGGTCCTCGATCTCACCACGGAAGTGACGGATCAGGCCCTGGATCGGCCAGGCCGCCGCATCGCCGAGGGCGCAGATCGTATGCCCCTCGACCTGCTTGGTGACGTCCAGCAGCATGTCGATTTCCTCGACCTCCGCCTCGCCGCGCACCAGACGGTCCATGACGCGCATCATCCAGCCGGTGCCTTCGCGGCAGGGCGTGCACTGGCCACAGCTTTCGTGCTTGTAGAATTTCGACAACCGCCAGATCGCCTTGATGACGTCGGTGGAGTTATCCATCACGATGACCGCCGCCGTGCCCAGGCCCGACCGCTGCTCGCGCAGGTAATCGAAGTCCATGATGGCGTCTTTCATCTGCGCGCCGGGAATCATCGGCACCGAAGATCCGCCGGGGATCACCGCCTTCAGATTGCCCCAGCCACCGCGAATGCCACCGCAATGGGTTTCGATCAGCTCTTCGAAGGTGATCGACATCGCCTCTTCGACGACGCAGGGGCGGTTCACGTGGCCCGAAATCGCAAACAGCTTGGTGCCCGCATTGTTCGGCCGGCCAAAGCCCGCGAACCATTCGGCCCCACGGCGCAGGATGGTCGGCACCACCGCGATGCTTTCGACGTTGTTCACCGTCGTGGGGCAACCATACAGACCCGCACCCGCCGGGAAAGGCGGCTTCATGCGGGGCATCCCCTTCTTGCCTTCGAGCGATTCAATAAGGGCGGTTTCCTCGCCGCAGATATACGCCCCTGCCCCGTGGTGCAGGTACAGGTCGAAATCCCAGCCCGACTTGGCGGCGTTCCGGCCCAGCAGACCGGCCTCATAGGCCTCGTCGATGGCGTTCTGCAGCGCCTCTTTCTCGCGGATGTATTCGCCGCGGATGTAGATGTAGCAGGCATGCGCACCCATCGCGAAAGAGGCGATCAGCGCCCCTTCGATCAGGGTGTGCGGATCGTGGCGCATGATTTCCCGGTCCTTGCAGGTACCGGGCTCGGATTCGTCCGCATTGATCACCAGATAGGCGGGACGACCGTCCGATTCCTTGGGCATGAAGGACCACTTGAGGCCGGTGGGAAAACCCGCGCCGCCGCGCCCGCGCAGGCCGGAGGCCTTCATGATCTCGACGATCTTGTCGCGGCCCAGACCGATCAGGTCCTTGGTGCCGTCCCAATGGCCGCGCGACTGCGCGCCCGCCAGGCTGCGGTCAGCCATGCCGTAGATGTTGGTAAAGATCCGGTCCTGATCCTGCAGCATCCTGTTCACTCCTCTTCGCGGCGCATCTTGCGAACCCGCAGCAACATGATCAACGCAAAGCCCAGTGCAGCCAGCGCCACCAGATCCGCCAGCCCCATCAGCCGTGTCGGCAGGTTGAGCCAGACGCCCAATCCCTGCAACGGCAGCCAGACGGCAAAGGTGCCAAGGATCACCAGCGCCACGTTACGCTGGGCTTTGGCGATGCGCCTGTCGGATGAGCTGGGCCCGGTCATTTCGGAGCCTCTTGAACAGGTCAGGCGCGGTGCCGTCAAGCGTGACCGCGCCCGACTGCGTCAATAGACGTCGCCCTTGCCAACCTTTTGTGAAAACGCCGTCTCTTCGCCATCGGCCAGAACGCGCGCCTGCGATACCCATTCGTCCCGGCTGACGCGCCCTTTGAAACCTTCCAGGTTCTGATCCACCCAGGCGATCTCCGCGTCGGTCCAGGCCGCGACCTGGTCGAAATGGTAGAACCCCATGCCGTGCAGCATTGTCTCCAGCTTCGGGCCCACGCCTTTTATTTTCTTGAGATCGTCCGCCCCCCCGTCGCGCGCCGCGCTCAACGTGGCCGGCTTTTGCCCCGCGCCCGGATCGGCGGCGGGCGCAGGCGGTGCCGGGGCTGCATCGACAGGGGCGGCGGCCTGCGACGGGGCGACAGGCGCGTCGATCACGCCGACCGAGACGGGGCGCGCCATCGCGCCCGCAAACCGCTCGCCCGAGGTCGTGTCGGAAATGGCCGACACCTCGACCGAGGACTTGTGCGGCGACGGCTTGTTTACGTTGCGCGGGCGCAGGGTTTCCAGATCGACCGCCGGGCGGGCCGAGACCGATATCGTCTCGCTCTGCGGGGCCGCGTCGGCGGACGGGGCGCGGCCAACGGTCAGCATCAGGATCAATCCCAGCACCGCGAACACGACGAATCCGCCAAAAATCGCCTGGAGGACGCTCCACCCGGCGATCATGATCAACAATACGAAGGTCCCGGCCCCGACCAACGCGGCCACCCCCCAAGAGGTCGCGGCGCTTTCCAGCGGGCCGATCGGGCGAATTCGAGTGTCCATTTGGTGTCCTCCCCAAGATCAACTGGGGAACGACACCGGGCCGGGCGTCCCCCCTACTTCTGTCGGGCAGAGAACTCCGTCTCTCCGCCGTCAGCGAGGAGTTTAGCCTGTTTCACCCATTCGTCACGCGTCACGCGTCCCTTGAACCCCTCGAGGTTCGCATCGACCCATGCGATTTCCTGGTCAGTCCAGGCGGCAATCTGGTCGAAATGGTAGAAGCCCATGGAATTGCAAAGCTTCTCCAGCTTTGGGCCGACGCCTTTGATCAGTTTCAGGTTGTCGGCCTTGCCGTCGCGCGCGCCATCCAGCGCGGCGGGACGATCGGCTTCGGTCGGTTCCGCAGGCGATTCGTCGGGCGTGCCCTTGGCCTCGGCCTCGGATCCACGCACGTTCGCCACCCCATCAGAGGCGTCGCCGCGATCCCGCGGGGCCTCAGCCTGACCGGCAACCCGACCCGCCTGCTTGCCGTCGGGACCGGACGGCCCCATCAACGGATCACGCGCGGCCAAGGTGGGATCAGGGTCCGCCTGCTCGGCCTTTTGCCAGGGCGCTTTCAGCGGCACTTCGGTGCCGTCGATACGCTTGATCGTGTCGCCAATATCCGTGGCCAAGGCGACCGAGGCGTTCTGGTCATGACCTTTCGACGCGGCCGCATCGGTCAGCGACGTGACCCCGTCCAACGGCTCCGACGTGAAGCGTCCGTTCTGGGGACCGGGCACCGGCACCTCACCGGCGCGGAACTGGTCCAGCATCTCGCTGAACCGATCAACGGTCAGGTCCTCGTAGTAATCCTTGCCGATCTGGGCCATGGGCGCGTTGGAACAGGCCCCCAGACATTCAACTTCTTCCCAGCTCAGCTTGCCATCGGCGCTGATCTCATGGGCGGATTTGGCGATCTTGTCGCGGCAGACAGCCACCAGATCCTCGGCCCCGCAGATCATGCAGGACGTGGTGCCGCAGATCTGGATATGCGCGACCGAGCCGACCGGCTGCAGCTGGAACATGAAGTAGAATGTCGCCACCTCCAGCACCCGGATATAGGCCATGCCCAGCATCTCGGCGATGTGTTCCATGGCCGGGCGGGTGAGCCATCCCTCCTGCTCCTGCGCGCGCCAGAGCAGCGGGATCACCGCGCTGGCCTGACGGCCTTCGGGATACTTGGTGATCTGCGCCTCGGCCCAGGCCTGGTTGGCAGGCAGGAAGGCGAAGCTTTCGGGTTGGTCTTTGTGGAGGCGGCGGAGCATGTCTGATCGTCCTTCGGTCCGCGACCGGGCGCGGGCACCCGGATCGGTTCACTAACTGTGTTGCGCCCGCCTTAGCGGTCGATTTCCCCAAAGACGACATCCATCGTCCCGATGATCGCCGCCACGTCGGCCAGCTGGTGCCCGCGGGCGACATGGTCCATCGCCTGAAGATGCGGGTAGCCGGGCGCGCGCAGCTTGGCGCGGTAGGGTTTGTTGGATCCGTCCGACACCATGTAGACGCCGAACTCACCCTTGGGGGCCTCGACGGCGGCATAGACCTCACCGGCAGGCACGTGGAAACCTTCGGTGTACAGCTTGAAGTGGTGGATCAGGCTTTCCATCGAGGTCTTCATCTCGCCACGCTTGGGCGGGGTCATCTTGCCGCGCGCAAGGATGTCGCCCTGGCCCGAAGGCTCCCGCAGTTTGGCAGTGGCCTGCGTGATGATCCGCAGCGACTGGCGCATTTCTTCCATCCGCACCAGATAGCGGTCGTAGCAATCGCCGTTCTTGCCGGTCGGGATCAGGAAGTCGAACTCGTCGTAGCACTCATAAGGCTGCGCGCGGCGCAGATCCCAGGCCAGGCCCGACCCGCGCGCCATCACGCCGGAGAAGCCCCAATCCAACACCTCCTGCTCGGAGATGATGGCGATGTCGACGTTGCGCTGCTTGAAGATCCGGTTCTCGGTCAGCAACTCGTCGATGTCCGACAGGAACGAGGGATATTCCTCGCACCAGGCGTCGATATCGTCCAGCAGCTCGGGCGGCAGATCCTGATGCACGCCGCCGGGCCGGAAATAGGCCGCGTGCAGACGCGCGCCACAGGCCCGCTCGTAGAATTCCATCAGCTTTTCGCGATGCTCGAACCCCCAGAGCGGCGGCGTCAGCGCGCCTACATCCATCGCCTGCGTGGTGACGTTCAGGATATGGTTCAGGATGCGCCCGATCTCGCAATACAGCACCCGGATCAGCTGGGCGCGGCGTGGCACAACGGTACCGGTCAGCTTTTCGATGGCCATGCACCAAGCGTGTTCCTGGTTCATCGGCGCGACGTAGTCGAGACGGTCCAGATAGGGCAGGTTCTGGAGGTAGGTCCGGCTCTCCATCAGCTTTTCGGTGCCGCGATGCAGCAGGCCGATGTGCGGATCGCAGCGCTCCACGATCTCGCCGTCCAGCTCCAACACCAGGCGCAGCACGCCGTGCGCCGCCGGGTGTTGAGGCCCGAAGTTGATGTTGAAATTGCGGATCTTCTGCTCGCCCGTCAGGGCGTCTTCGTAACCGCGCGGGTTCAGGTCGCCGTCCATCATATCGGTCTCCTCAAACGTTCAAAGCCGATGCGCCCATCGTCCGGAACACCTTGGTCAACAATTTCCACTGTCCGTTCACCCGGAGGAACCCCAGATGATCCTCGTATCGACGCGGCGGCACGTCCACCCACAGATGCACACGCGCAATTTCGTCGCCTGACACGTCAATGCTCAGGATTTCAGCCGAGACGGCACCCGGAAACGGCTCCCGCCCCCGGACACGCTCCAGATAGGCGGGCAGGTCCCAGTGGTTCGCGCCGCCCGTCTCCGTCACCTCGGTCATGAAAAAGCGATCATGACAGATATCCTCGAGCACCTCGGGACGCGCGTAATAGACACCATCGCAATATCGCTCGGCCAGCGTGCGAACCGCGGCCTCAGCGGTGAGGACAGCCTCCATCACTTCGCTTCCCCCTTCTCATCCCCGGGCAGCACGTATTCCGCACCCTCCCACGGGGACATGAAATCGAACTGCCGGTATTCCTGCGTCAGGGACACCGGCTCATAGACGACGCGTTTCTGCACCTCGTCGTAGCGGACCTCGGTGTAGCCCGTCGTCGGGAAGTCCTTGCGCAGCGGATAGCCGCGAAAGCCGTAGTCCGTCAGGATGCGGCGAAGGTCCGGGTGGCCCGAAAACAGGATGCCGAACATGTCGAAGACTTCGCGCTCGAACCAATTGGCGGCCGGATAGACCGATACGATCGAGGGCACGATGTCTTCTTCGCGAACGTAGGTTTTCACCCGGATCCGCTGATTCAGATACATCGACAGGAAATGATAGACGACGCAGAAGCGGCGCTCATCCCCCGGATAGTCGATGGCGGTGATGTCCACGAGGGTCGAGAACCGGCACTGCTCGTCGGACTTCAGAAACTCCATCAGCGCGGGGATGTCCGACGCCACGGCCTCGACCGTCAGCTCGCCCAGGGTGATCCCGCTGGACCGGATCAGGTCGGGCTGCCGCAGTTCCAGATGCTGCGCGAGTTCGCTCAGTTGTTCGCTCATCGCAATGATCCTTCCTTTGCCGCGCGGGTCATCGCACCAGTGTCCCCGTCCGGCGAATTTTCCGCTGAAGTTGCAGGAGACCGTAAAGCAGCGCCTCTGCCGTCGGCGGACACCCCGGCACATAGAGATCGACCGGCACGATCCGGTCACACCCGCGCACGACGGAATAGCTGTAGTGATAATATCCGCCGCCATTGGCGCAGCTGCCCATGGACAAGACGTATCGTGGTTCCGGCATCTGGTCATAGACCTTGCGCAGGGCCGGGGCCATCTTGTTGGTCAGCGTACCTGCCACGATCATCAGGTCCGATTGACGCGGGGATGCGCGGGGGGCGGTGCCGAACCGTTCCATGTCATAACGCGGCATGGCGGTGTGCATCATCTCGACGGCGCAGCAGGCCAGACCAAAGGTCATCCAGTGCAGCGAGCCGGTGCGCGCCCAATTGATGATGTCCTCAGTCGAGGTCAGCAGGAAACCCTTGTCCTGCAACTCCTTGTTGAGAAGCTGCGTGGCGTGTTCCTTGTCGCCGCCTGCGGTGTTCAGTCCGGTCTGCACGCCCATGGCCTCGCTCCGTATCGGAAGGCGGGGCGCGCGCTGTCCGGCGTGCCCCATCGGACTGCGGTGTAGCCCGCGCCCCCATGGGGGTCAACACGGGCCCAGCGCCAAACAGGACGCAACCAGGGTCCTGCCGCGCCTTTGCGCAGGGTTCAGCCGCACTGACGAGAGACTATACAAAACCATAAATCCGGTTATATAGGAATCATGACAGATCATGCTGATTCCGCACGGGCGCTTGCCGCACTTGGTCACGAGGCCCGCCTGCACATCTTTCGCTTTCTGGTGCGGGCGGGACAGGGCGGCGCAACCGTGGGTCAGATCGCCGCACATCTCGATCTGCCTGCGTCCACGCTGGCGCATCATCTGCGCAGCCTGGTGACCGCCGGTCTGCTGACACAGGAACGCCAGGGACGAGAGGTCGTGACCCGCGTGGCCTTTGACCGGATGACGGCCCTGCTGGATTTCCTGACCGCCGAATGCTGCTCCGGCATCGCCGCGCCGCGCGATGTCGCCTGACATGCCACGGCAAGGCGCCGTTCTCAGGCCCTATATAACTACAAAACCAAGGATATAATTATGACAGATTTCCCCCTTACGCGCCCGCCCCTCTGGGCGCAGGTGACGCGGCACAAGGTCTGGTTCGCCATCTTTGGCATCTTCGCTCTCTTGCTGGTGGTGAACGCCACACAGGCGGGCCAAAGCCTCCGCTTCGTCCAGGAGGCGCTTTGGGGCACGGCCCCGTTCCTTCTGGCGTCGATCGGCATTGCGGCCTGGGCCAAGGCCACTGGAGCAGACGGTCAGATCGCCCGCGCCTTCGGAGGTGCCCCGCTTGTGGCAATCGCCATGGCGGCGCTTGCCGGAGCACTGTCGCCGTTTTGTTCCTGCGGAGTGATTCCATTGATCGCGGCGTTGCTGACGATGGGTGTGCCGCTGTCCGCAGTCATGGCGTTCTGGCTGGCGTCGCCCCTGATGGACCCGTCAATGTTCGCCTTGACCGTCGGCGTTCTGGGCCTGCCCTTTGCCCTGGCAAAGACCGGGACCGCCGTGGCCCTGGGCCTGTTCGGCGGCTACGTGACCCACGCGCTGATGGCGGCGCGCGCCCTGCCTGATCCCCTGCGGCCAGAGATCGGGAACGGGGGGTGCGGCGGCGCGGCAGCCCGGCAGACAAAGCCCATCGTCTGGCGGTTCTGGGACGACCCCGACCGCCGGTCGGCCTTTGCGGTCGAGGCGCGCAGCAGCCTTCTGTTCTTGCTGAAATGGCTGACGCTCGCGTTCCTGTTGGAAAGCTTGATGTTGGCCTTCGTGCCCGCCGAAACGATCACGACCCTGCTGGGCGGCACCGGCATCGGGCCCATCGCGCTGGCAACCGTCGTCGGCGTTCCTGCCTACCTTAACGGCTATGCGGCCCTGCCGTTGGTTGGGGGATTGATCGAACAGGGAATGCAGCCGGGTGCCGGGCTTGCGTTTCTGATCGCGGGCGGGGTCACATCCCTGCCAGCCGCAATCGCGGTCTGGGCCCTGGTCCGCCCCCGCGTCTTTGGCCTTTATATCGTGCTGTCGCTGACCGGGGCCTTTGCCGCCGGTCTTGCCTGGCAAGCCCTGGGCTGACGATCAACTGGGCGTTCGGTCCCGGACGGGACCGGACGTCATTCCCACTCCAGCGCGCCCTTTTTCCATTCGTAGGCGAACCCGACGGTCAGGACCGTCAGGAAAACCATCATCGACCAGAAGGCCGCATCGGTCAGGCCGGCAAAGCTGACCGCCCAGGGAAAGAGAAACGCGATTTCCAGATCGAAGATGATGAACAGGATCGCCACCAGATAGAACCGCACGTCGAATTTCATCCGCGCGTCGTCGAAGGCGTTGAACCCGCATTCGTAGGCAGACACCTTTTCCGGGTCCGGCGCGCGCACGGCGATGATGGCGGCAGCCAGGATCAGCACCAGGCCCAGGCCGATGGCCACGCCCAGAAAGATCAGGATCGGCAGGTATTCCATCAGCATGGGGGACATGTCGGCTCTCCGGTCTGGTCGGGTTCGGTCTTAGGCGCGGCGGCGCGGGGCGTCAACGGGCGGCAATGCGGTCACAGACGTTGCAGCCCCAGGAAGGTGGCCTTGATCCAGCCATCGGGACCAGCCCCGCCACGGCGAATGCGGCACCATGTCTCATCCACGGAACACAGGTCGATCACCCCGCCCGCACCAGGTTGCAACTGATCCACGACCTCTGTGTCGGTCCCCGGACCGGCGCGCAGGTTCACGATGCCATCGGTCACATTGCCCATCGGTTCCGTGACCGACAACAAAAGCGGCGGCTGCCAATCCCGTGCCGCTTCGCCCCCCGAGGCGCGCGCCACCGCCTCCAGCACGGATTGCGGCAAGGCACGCGCGGCCCCGTCGTCCGGCAAGGGGCTCACGGTGACATTGGGGGTCGAGACGGGGTCCAGCGAATCCCCACTTATCCGCATGAGCGGGACAACATCGGCATCGACCCAGCCGGTCACCCCTGCCGCCGTCACCTGGCACCACCTGCCCAAGGCGTCGCAGACCCCCAGGTCCGCCACCTCTCCGGGCAACAATCGTCCTACGATCAACCGGCCCGGCCCCGGCGCATCCTGCAATGGAATGGCACTGTCCGTCGGGTTCATCACCGGCTCGGCGCTCAGCTGAGCGGTCAACAGCACGGCACTCAGGGCCACAAGGAACGCGCGCATCTTCTAGCGCAACGCACGGAGCAAGGCGACCGACGGGTCGCCCGTCACCGGCATCCCCCGCCGTCCCTGAAACGCCTCGATGGCCGCGCGGCTTTTCGATCCGATCACGCCATCAGGCTCACCGACATCGAACCCCTGCGCCGCAAGCCCCCGTTGCAGGTCCTTGCGCTGTTCCAGCGTCAAACCGAACCGGTCCGGCCCGAACTGCTGCCGCAGCGGCCCGCCGCCCGCGATCCGATCGGCCAGATAACCGACGCCAAGGGCGTAGTTGTCGGAATTGTTGTACCGCTTGATGACGCGGAAATTCGGCCCGGTGCGGAACACCGGCCCGATGGCGTCGGTCGCAAGATTGCCGTTCGGGTCCTCGACCGCCCAGCTTGCCCCCCTCTGCCAGCCATTCCGCGACAGATACGCCGCGGTGGATGCCAGCGCATCGGACGGATCGTCCGACCAGATATCACGTCGACCGTCACCGGTGAAATCAACGGCAAAAGCCTCGTAGCTTGTGGGGATGAATTGCGTATGCCCCATCGCGCCGGCCCAGCTGCCGACCAGACGCATGGGCGTGGTGTCGCCCGACTGCAGGATCTTGAGCGCGGCGACCAGCTGAGCCTCGAAGAATCGCCCGCGCCGTCCATCAAAGGCCAGGGTCGAGGTCGAGGAAATCACCGGAATGTCCCCCCGCCGCGTCCCGTAATAGCTTTCCACCCCCCAGACGGCCGCAACGATCTGGGCAGGCACGCCATAGCGCGCCTCGATCGCCGCCAGCCGCGACCGCTGCTGTGCAAAGGCGGCGCGCCCGGCGCGCACGCGGGTCTCGTTGGCGACGATGGCCAGATAATCCTCGAACGAACGCTTGAATTCGGTCTGATTGCGGTCGCGGGTGACGACACCGGGCACGAACCCCTGCCCCCGGAACGCGGCCTCCAACACCTCGTCTCGGATGCCCTGCCCCGCGGCGCGACGCCTGAAGGCGTCGACCCAGGCCGACCAGCCCGGCGTGCTGCGCGGGATCAGATCCGGGTCGGTGGACCGCGCGGCGGGCCGCACGGAGGTGACGGGCTGCGCGCCGCCGCAACCGGCAAGCGGCAGCGACGCAAGGGAAAACGCGAACGCGCGACGGGTGAGCATGGCCTGTGATCCTTCTGCGAGGGTTGTCCCAGACCCTAGCCCAAGCCCCGCCACGAACAAGCGGTGAACCGCCCGCTGCGCGATCCTCCGCCCAACATCCCTACCGCAGCAGATACCCCTGCGGCCCGGTCGCCCGCGCCCCCTGCCGCTTTGGCGGACAGGTCAAAAAGAGCCTGGGGCCGCGCATCGGGCGTCTTTTCACCCTGCCGACAAATCCGCCGCCCCACCGCCGGAAAACCGGCAGAACGGCTGCGTCATCGCACCCAGCGCGGCTTGCGCTTCTCGAAGAAGGCCCCGACCCCCTCAGCCGCCTCCCCTCCCTGCCAGCGGGCGGCCAGCGCATCGACCGTGCGCGCGATTTCGGCCTGGTCGATCACCGGCCCCAGACTGCGCGCCAATGCCTTGGCGTCGGCCACGGCACCGGGCGCGCAGGACAGATAGGGGGTGACCTCCGCCTCGACCGCCGCGTCCAGCGCGTCGGGGGCCACGACGCGGGCAATCACACCCAGCTGCTGCGCCTCGGCGGCATCGAACCGGCGCGACGACATGAACACGCGGCGCGCCATCCCCTCTCCGATCCGTGCAATCACATAGGGACCGATGGTGGCCGGTATCAGACCCAGCCGCGTTTCCGTCAGGCCGAACAGCGCGCCCTCGACCCCGACCGTCACGTCGCAGACGCAGCACAGGCCGACGCCGCCACCAAAGGCCGCCCCCTGCACCCGCCCGATCAAAGGTTTCGGCAAGGTATTGAGCGCCTGGAGCATCCCCGCCAGACGCCGCCCTTCGGTCGCACGTCCATCGGCCGTGGCATCGAACTGCGCCCGCATCCAGCCAAGATCCCCGCCCGCACAGAACGACCGCCCCGCACCGGTCAGGATCACCACCCGACTGTCGTCGGTGCCCAGAACCCCGGCCACATCGGTCAGCTCGTCCATCATCTGCGCCGACAGGGCGTTGTGCACCTCCCCCCGGTTCATCGTCACGGTCACGACACCCCGGTCGTCCCGCGTCACCTGCAACGTCTCATAGCTCATCGCCCTGCCCTCATCTGTTGCGCCAGCACCCCGGCCTCCGCGACGATCCCCGCATCCAGTCCCGTCTCGTACCCGGCGGCGCAGACATGGGCCAGAACCGCTTCGGTCGCCACATTTCCCGCCGCGCCCGGGGCATAGGGGCACCCAC contains these protein-coding regions:
- a CDS encoding nuclear transport factor 2 family protein, with protein sequence MEAVLTAEAAVRTLAERYCDGVYYARPEVLEDICHDRFFMTEVTETGGANHWDLPAYLERVRGREPFPGAVSAEILSIDVSGDEIARVHLWVDVPPRRYEDHLGFLRVNGQWKLLTKVFRTMGASALNV
- a CDS encoding MAPEG family protein; this encodes MTFDPSLYAHALASLAIWAILSQVLAGVSTIGRTPDRAPCGKPVRDYSNPVYRRERAFANAIESSGPFVAATVAAMLVGASPFWVNLLASVFVVARIAMAVVHVRTENQTMRSAFFAIGLFMTAGLALLALIGAFAL
- a CDS encoding NADH-quinone oxidoreductase subunit B family protein, yielding MGVQTGLNTAGGDKEHATQLLNKELQDKGFLLTSTEDIINWARTGSLHWMTFGLACCAVEMMHTAMPRYDMERFGTAPRASPRQSDLMIVAGTLTNKMAPALRKVYDQMPEPRYVLSMGSCANGGGYYHYSYSVVRGCDRIVPVDLYVPGCPPTAEALLYGLLQLQRKIRRTGTLVR
- a CDS encoding helix-turn-helix transcriptional regulator, which produces MTDHADSARALAALGHEARLHIFRFLVRAGQGGATVGQIAAHLDLPASTLAHHLRSLVTAGLLTQERQGREVVTRVAFDRMTALLDFLTAECCSGIAAPRDVA
- the nuoF gene encoding NADH-quinone oxidoreductase subunit NuoF; this translates as MLQDQDRIFTNIYGMADRSLAGAQSRGHWDGTKDLIGLGRDKIVEIMKASGLRGRGGAGFPTGLKWSFMPKESDGRPAYLVINADESEPGTCKDREIMRHDPHTLIEGALIASFAMGAHACYIYIRGEYIREKEALQNAIDEAYEAGLLGRNAAKSGWDFDLYLHHGAGAYICGEETALIESLEGKKGMPRMKPPFPAGAGLYGCPTTVNNVESIAVVPTILRRGAEWFAGFGRPNNAGTKLFAISGHVNRPCVVEEAMSITFEELIETHCGGIRGGWGNLKAVIPGGSSVPMIPGAQMKDAIMDFDYLREQRSGLGTAAVIVMDNSTDVIKAIWRLSKFYKHESCGQCTPCREGTGWMMRVMDRLVRGEAEVEEIDMLLDVTKQVEGHTICALGDAAAWPIQGLIRHFRGEIEDRIKHKRITPTATIAAE
- a CDS encoding NADH-quinone oxidoreductase subunit E — encoded protein: MLRRLHKDQPESFAFLPANQAWAEAQITKYPEGRQASAVIPLLWRAQEQEGWLTRPAMEHIAEMLGMAYIRVLEVATFYFMFQLQPVGSVAHIQICGTTSCMICGAEDLVAVCRDKIAKSAHEISADGKLSWEEVECLGACSNAPMAQIGKDYYEDLTVDRFSEMLDQFRAGEVPVPGPQNGRFTSEPLDGVTSLTDAAASKGHDQNASVALATDIGDTIKRIDGTEVPLKAPWQKAEQADPDPTLAARDPLMGPSGPDGKQAGRVAGQAEAPRDRGDASDGVANVRGSEAEAKGTPDESPAEPTEADRPAALDGARDGKADNLKLIKGVGPKLEKLCNSMGFYHFDQIAAWTDQEIAWVDANLEGFKGRVTRDEWVKQAKLLADGGETEFSARQK
- a CDS encoding endonuclease produces the protein MDTRIRPIGPLESAATSWGVAALVGAGTFVLLIMIAGWSVLQAIFGGFVVFAVLGLILMLTVGRAPSADAAPQSETISVSARPAVDLETLRPRNVNKPSPHKSSVEVSAISDTTSGERFAGAMARPVSVGVIDAPVAPSQAAAPVDAAPAPPAPAADPGAGQKPATLSAARDGGADDLKKIKGVGPKLETMLHGMGFYHFDQVAAWTDAEIAWVDQNLEGFKGRVSRDEWVSQARVLADGEETAFSQKVGKGDVY
- a CDS encoding NADH-quinone oxidoreductase subunit C, with the protein product MSEQLSELAQHLELRQPDLIRSSGITLGELTVEAVASDIPALMEFLKSDEQCRFSTLVDITAIDYPGDERRFCVVYHFLSMYLNQRIRVKTYVREEDIVPSIVSVYPAANWFEREVFDMFGILFSGHPDLRRILTDYGFRGYPLRKDFPTTGYTEVRYDEVQKRVVYEPVSLTQEYRQFDFMSPWEGAEYVLPGDEKGEAK
- a CDS encoding DUF5333 domain-containing protein codes for the protein MRAIAVLLVLSGPAVAETLRPAPAYFVTGAMETSTAQILAVNCPTLSVDLGGMARRTDDVLRQLTEDGFTPETLATRMEDPAEAIALLQEAFVTRHGLTDGAPQAAVCAAGQREIAEETPIGALLLEVEG
- a CDS encoding DUF5337 family protein, with the translated sequence MTGPSSSDRRIAKAQRNVALVILGTFAVWLPLQGLGVWLNLPTRLMGLADLVALAALGFALIMLLRVRKMRREEE
- a CDS encoding NADH-quinone oxidoreductase subunit D, with the protein product MMDGDLNPRGYEDALTGEQKIRNFNINFGPQHPAAHGVLRLVLELDGEIVERCDPHIGLLHRGTEKLMESRTYLQNLPYLDRLDYVAPMNQEHAWCMAIEKLTGTVVPRRAQLIRVLYCEIGRILNHILNVTTQAMDVGALTPPLWGFEHREKLMEFYERACGARLHAAYFRPGGVHQDLPPELLDDIDAWCEEYPSFLSDIDELLTENRIFKQRNVDIAIISEQEVLDWGFSGVMARGSGLAWDLRRAQPYECYDEFDFLIPTGKNGDCYDRYLVRMEEMRQSLRIITQATAKLREPSGQGDILARGKMTPPKRGEMKTSMESLIHHFKLYTEGFHVPAGEVYAAVEAPKGEFGVYMVSDGSNKPYRAKLRAPGYPHLQAMDHVARGHQLADVAAIIGTMDVVFGEIDR